The following coding sequences are from one Musa acuminata AAA Group cultivar baxijiao chromosome BXJ2-4, Cavendish_Baxijiao_AAA, whole genome shotgun sequence window:
- the LOC103982724 gene encoding WUSCHEL-related homeobox 8 gives MEEGVAEEGAVCAKVMTDEQMEVLRKQIAAYATICEQLVEMHRAIAAQQDSLSGMRLGSLCSDPLMAPGVAKLSSRQRWTPTPTQLQILETIFYEGNGTPSKQKIKEITSELSQHGQISETNVYNWFQNRRARSKRKKQPGAGPNAAESEAEVESLNEKKAKAHGNLSPTVDDGPFQSPDIISELRFADPESNGSQSMFALGDISKYGDAF, from the exons ATGGAGGAAGGGGTGGCGGAGGAGGGAGCGGTGTGCGCGAAAGTGATGACGGACGAGCAGATGGAGGTGCTGCGCAAGCAAATCGCCGCCTACGCTACCATCTGCGAACAGCTGGTGGAGATGCACAGGGCCATCGCGGCCCAGCAGGACTCGCTCTCAG GGATGAGGCTCGGTAGTCTGTGCTCGGACCCCCTAATGGCACCAGGAGTCGCTAAACTCTCTTCACGGCAGCGGTGGACGCCAACCCCGACGCAGCTGCAGATTCTTGAAACCATATTCTACGAAGGCAACGGGACTCCAAGCAAGCAAAAGATCAAGGAGATCACCTCCGAGCTCTCGCAGCACGGCCAGATCTCGGAGACGAACGTCTACAACTGGTTCCAGAATCGGAGGGCGCGGTCGAAGAGGAAGAAGCAGCCAGGTGCAGGACCCAACGCTGCTGAATCGGAAGCCGAGGTCGAATCCCTGAACGAGAAGAAAGCCAAGGCACATGGCAATCTGTCTCCTACCGTCGATGATGGTCCGTTCCAGAGCCCAGATATCATCTCCGAGTTGCGGTTTGCTGATCCAGAATCGAATGGGAGTCAGAGCATGTTTGCATTAGGTGACATATCCAAGTATGGTGATGCGTTTTAG
- the LOC135611027 gene encoding GDSL esterase/lipase EXL3-like: MMFFCVPRAAAAALFIFLHHCLLLPVSVLSVNQTAALVPAVIVFGDSIVDPGNNNVMRTIVKSNFPPYGKDFIGHSPTGRFCNGKIPTDFIASTVGVKELLPAYLGTTLGPEDLLTGVSFASSGSGFDPLTPTLTSVLSLPDQLELFKEYKKKVRGIAGKKRANSIISASLYVVCAGSDDIANNYFLPASLRQHSYDFSSYAKFLVHKASGFVEDLVNLGARSVAVVGIPPIGCVPSQRTLGGGIMRSCASGHNQVAQLYNSGLKEEMQRLKTKHQGTKLVYVDIYTILLNMILHPNAYGFEVSAKGCCGTGDLEVSVLCNGLTTVTCADASKYVFWDSFHPTERAYEILVDWVLKTYLPYLL; this comes from the exons ATGATGTTCTTCTGCGTTCCAAGAGCTGCTGCAGCCGCACTTTTCATCTTCCTCCATCACTGCCTGCTTCTCCCGGTGTCTGTGCTATCCGTCAACCAGACCGCCGCCCTGGTGCCGGCCGTGATCGTGTTCGGCGACTCCATCGTCGACCCGGGTAACAACAATGTGATGAGGACCATCGTCAAGAGCAACTTCCCACCCTACGGCAAGGACTTCATCGGCCACTCGCCCACGGGAAGGTTCTGCAATGGGAAGATCCCTACTGACTTCATAG CTTCGACCGTCGGAGTGAAGGAGCTTTTGCCGGCATATCTTGGAACTACGTTGGGACCTGAGGATCTACTAACCGGTGTGAGTTTTGCCTCGAGTGGGTCGGGGTTCGACCCTTTAACCCCAACACTAACG TCGGTGCTGTCGCTGCCGGATCAACTGGAACTGTTCAAGGAGTACAAGAAGAAGGTGAGAGGCATTGCAGGAAAAAAGAGAGCCAACAGCATCATTTCTGCAAGTTTATACGTTGTATGCGCAGGGAGCGACGATATAGCCAACAACTACTTTCTTCCCGCATCCTTGAGGCAGCATTCTTATGACTTTTCTTCCTATGCCAAATTCCTGGTACACAAAGCCTCTGGTTTTGTTGAG GATCTGGTCAATCTCGGAGCGCGGAGTGTGGCTGTAGTGGGGATTCCTCCGATCGGATGTGTGCCATCTCAAAGAACGTTAGGAGGAGGGATCATGAGGTCTTGTGCCTCCGGTCATAACCAGGTAGCCCAGCTATACAACTCAGGGTTGAAGGAGGAGATGCAGAGACTCAAGACCAAGCATCAAGGAACGAAGTTGGTCTACGTCGACATCTACACGATCTTACTCAACATGATACTGCATCCGAATGCTTACG GGTTCGAGGTTTCAGCCAAGGGATGCTGCGGCACAGGAGACCTTGAAGTCTCAGTATTGTGTAATGGATTGACAACAGTCACTTGTGCAGATGCATCCAAGTACGTCTTCTGGGACAGCTTCCATCCCACAGAGAGAGCCTACGAGATACTGGTGGACTGGGTTCTCAAGACGTATCTTCCCTACTTGCTTTAG
- the LOC135611024 gene encoding 24-methylenesterol C-methyltransferase 2-like — protein MEVSTAMWTAVVVGAAAVYWFVWVMGAAEVKGKRAVNLTMGSITRDKVQDKYKQYWSFFRRPKEDIVAASDNDDVPAFVDTFYNLVTDIYEWGWGQSFHFSPSIPGRSHRDATRLHEERAADLIAARPGRRILDVGCGVGGPMRAIAAHSGAHVVGITINEYQVARARAHNRKAGLHERCEVVCGNFLEMPFDDASFDGAYSIEATCHAPRLEDVYREVFRVLKPGALYVSYEWVTTALYRADNPAHVETIRGIERGDALPGLRAHHEIAEVARQVGFEVVEERDQALPPAEPWWTRLKMGRIAYWRNHLVVSALAALRIAPKGVVDVHEMLCETARHLSDGGETGIFTPMHIILCRKPLVPAS, from the coding sequence ATGGAGGTATCGACGGCAATGTGGACGGCGGTGGTGGTGGGGGCGGCTGCGGTGTACTGGTTCGTGTGGGTGATGGGTGCGGCGGAGGTGAAGGGGAAGCGGGCGGTGAACCTGACGATGGGGTCGATCACGAGGGACAAGGTGCAGGACAAGTACAAGCAGTACTGGTCCTTCTTCCGCCGCCCCAAGGAGGACATCGTCGCCGCCTCCGACAACGATGATGTCCCCGCCTTCGTCGACACCTTCTACAACCTCGTCACCGATATCTACGAGTGGGGCTGGGGCCAGTCCTTCCACTTCTCCCCCTCCATTCCCGGCCGCTCTCACCGCGACGCCACCCGGCTCCACGAGGAGCGCGCCGCCGACCTCATCGCCGCCCGCCCCGGCCGTCGCATCCTCGACGTTGGCTGCGGCGTCGGCGGGCCCATGCGCGCCATAGCCGCCCACTCCGGCGCCCACGTCGTCGGTATCACCATCAACGAGTACCAGGTGGCCCGCGCCCGCGCCCACAATCGCAAGGCCGGCCTGCACGAACGCTGCGAGGTCGTCTGCGGCAACTTCCTCGAGATGCCCTTCGACGACGCCTCCTTCGACGGCGCCTACTCCATCGAGGCCACATGCCACGCCCCCCGTCTCGAGGACGTCTACCGCGAGGTCTTCCGGGTGCTCAAGCCCGGCGCCCTCTACGTCTCCTACGAATGGGTCACCACCGCGCTGTACCGGGCCGACAACCCCGCCCACGTGGAGACCATCCGCGGGATCGAGCGGGGCGACGCCCTCCCGGGGCTCCGAGCGCACCACGAGATCGCGGAGGTGGCGCGGCAGGTGGGCTTCGAGGTGGTGGAGGAGCGGGACCAGGCGTTGCCCCCGGCGGAGCCCTGGTGGACGCGCCTCAAAATGGGGCGGATCGCCTACTGGCGGAACCACCTCGTCGTCTCCGCTCTCGCCGCCCTTCGGATCGCCCCAAAAGGCGTGGTGGATGTGCACGAGATGCTCTGCGAGACGGCACGACATCTCAGCGACGGCGGCGAGACCGGCATCTTCACCCCCATGCACATTATCCTCTGCCGGAAGCCTCTCGTTCCCGCCTCCTAA
- the LOC135611023 gene encoding probable serine/threonine-protein kinase PBL21, giving the protein MSCFPCFNLRRRERSCRLEGTAGAPNSRFLGDSSERGSEVSSLGKEMMNCARRFAFRELATAAQNFKEANLIGEGGFGRVYVGQLDCSQVVAIKQLNRDGLQGNKEFLVEVLMLIMLRHENLVSLIGYCADGDERLLVYEYMPKGSLEDHLFDPSLSKPPLEWNTRIKIAVGVAKGLTYLHDVANPPVIYRDMKAANVLLDDNFNPKLSDFGLAKLGPDGDNTHVSTRVMGTYGYCAPDYALSGKLTMKSDVYSFGVLLLELITGQRAFDSSRIGGEQYLTNWSRPFLSDRRKFNLLADPFLQGCFPPRAFHQLVVIGSMCLQEQPHFRPIMADVVVALNHVASQPYIPEPDSKIKTSPSPPPGEVAGTPS; this is encoded by the exons ATGAGCTGTTTTCCTTGTTTCAACCTTCGCCGGAGGGAGAGGAGTTGCAGGTTAGAGGGCACCGCCGGCGCACCCAACTCCAGATTCCTTGGCGATTCCTCGG AGCGTGGGAGCGAGGTGTCATCGCTTGGAAAGGAGATGATGAACTGTGCCCGAAGATTTGCTTTCCGAGAGCTCGCCACCGCTGCCCAGAACTTTAAAGAAGCCAATTTGATCGGAGAAGGGGGCTTCGGAAGAGTTTACGTTGGCCAGTTGGATTGTAGCCAG GTGGTAGCTATTAAGCAGCTAAACCGGGATGGGCTTCAGGGAAACAAAGAGTTTCTGGTGGAGGTGCTCATGCTGATCATGCTACGGCATGAGAATCTTGTGAGCTTAATTGGATACTGTGCTGATGGAGACGAGAGGCTCTTAGTTTATGAGTATATGCCAAAGGGCAGCTTGGAAGACCACCTGTTTG atccttctctgagcaaaccACCCCTGGAATGGAACACACGAATAAAGATTGCTGTTGGTGTTGCCAAAGGGCTTACATATCTACATGATGTTGCAAATCCTCCTGTTATTTACCGGGACATGAAGGCTGCAAATGTATTGTTAGACGATAACTTCAATCCAAAACTTTCTGATTTTGGACTCGCAAAACTTGGGCCTGATGGCGACAACACACATGTCTCGACAAGGGTGATGGGAACATATGGCTATTGTGCTCCTGACTATGCATTGAGTGGCAAGTTGACAATGAAGTCTGATGTATATAGTTTTGGTGTGCTTCTGTTGGAGCTGATCACCGGGCAAAGGGCTTTTGATTCTTCAAGGATTGGAGGCGAGCAATATCTAACAAATTGG TCAAGACCTTTTCTCAGTGACAGAAGGAAGTTCAACCTGTTGGCTGATCCATTTCTTCAAGGCTGCTTCCCACCACGGGCctttcaccaattggttgtcattggcTCGATGTGTCTTCAAGAGCAGCCCCATTTTCGACCCATCATGGCCGATGTGGTTGTTGCCCTTAATCATGTGGCATCTCAGCCATATATTCCTGAGCCTGATTCCAAGATCAAGACCTCTCCATCACCGCCCCCAGGGGAGGTTGCTGGTACACCATCTTGA
- the LOC135611025 gene encoding uncharacterized protein LOC135611025, with amino-acid sequence MATVYRCAGCGADLNLSAAHLYPADAYFEAGNKGTLSFSWIDDARFRFAKEDRIMPFFETVNYWGIQRRRTRILCDACGRLLGHIYDDGPPMMRGHGQFGFGPSQAIPRAPRYRFKIKALNIS; translated from the exons ATGGCCACCGTCTACCG GTGCGCGGGGTGCGGAGCGGACCTGAACCTGAGCGCGGCGCACCTGTATCCGGCGGATGCCTACTTCGAGGCTGGAAATAAGGGCACGCTCTCCTTCTCCTGGATCGACGACGCCAGGTTCCGCTTCGCCAAGGAAGACCGGATCATGCCCTTCTTCGAGACGGTCAACTACTGGGGTATCCAGCGACGGCGCACCCGCATCCTCTGCGACGCCTGCGGTCGCCTCCTTGGCCACATCTACGACGATGGCCCCCCCATGATGCGCGGCCACGGCCAGTTCGGCTTCGGCCCCAGCCAGGCCATTCCCCGCGCCCCCAGGTACCGCTTCAAGATCAAGGCCCTCAACATCTCCTGA
- the LOC135611026 gene encoding GDSL esterase/lipase EXL3-like, whose amino-acid sequence MGLRMKTASHSAPALFTSLLLLMLLLARAHGYSSNRTTGSMVPAVIAFGDSIVDPGNNDVLATTIRCDFPPYGQDFIDHQATGRFSNGLIPTDLIASGLGVKELLPPYLGVDLSPEDILTGVSFASGATGFDPITPEIVSVFSMTDELKLFAEYKEKLYAIAGEERGAEIVSEALYVVCAGTDDIANTYFTTPFRRPHYDIPSYVNLLIGGASDFIKQLHGMGARKIGFVGLPPIGCVPSQRTVGGGILRECEETRNQAAQLYNSKIDQEIRRLSGEFGDGTKLVYIDIYDVLLDLIRRPGYYGFKVSTKGCCGTGTIEVTLLCNSKTATVCSDVTDYVFWDSYHPTEKAYKIIVGSIFDNYIQFLV is encoded by the exons ATGGGGTTGAGAATGAAAACGGCGTCTCACAGTGCACCAGCGCTCTTCACCTCGCTGCTGCTACTGATGCTACTGCTTGCTCGAGCGCATGGATACTCCTCGAATCGGACGACGGGGTCGATGGTGCCGGCGGTCATCGCGTTCGGCGACTCCATCGTCGACCCAGGCAACAATGACGTGCTTGCGACCACCATCAGGTGTGACTTCCCTCCCTACGGCCAAGATTTCATCGATCACCAGGCCACGGGAAGGTTCTCCAATGGGCTGATCCCCACAGACCTTATAG CTTCAGGGTTAGGGGTGAAGGAATTGCTTCCGCCATACCTTGGCGTTGACCTCTCACCAGAAGACATTCTAACCGGTGTCAGCTTCGCCTCCGGTGCAACCGGATTTGACCCTATCACCCCCGAGATAGTG AGTGTTTTCTCCATGACCGACGAGCTTAAGCTCTTTGCGGAGTACAAAGAAAAGCTGTACGCCATTGCAGGCGAGGAGCGAGGCGCAGAGATCGTTTCCGAAGCTCTCTACGTGGTTTGTGCCGGAACCGATGACATCGCCAACACTTACTTCACCACCCCGTTCAGGAGACCACACTACGACATCCCTTCCTATGTGAATTTGTTGATCGGTGGGGCTTCCGACTTCATCAAG CAATTACACGGCATGGGAGCAAGAAAGATCGGCTTCGTGGGTCTTCCACCCATCGGATGCGTACCATCACAAAGAACTGTGGGCGGAGGGATTCTGAGAGAGTGCGAGGAGACTCGCAACCAAGCCGCACAACTCTACAACTCCAAGATCGATCAGGAGATCCGAAGGCTCTCCGGAGAATTCGGTGACGGCACAAAGCTCGTCTACATCGACATATACGACGTCTTGCTTGATCTCATTCGGCGACCCGGCTACTACG GATTCAAGGTGTCGACGAAGGGATGCTGTGGCACCGGAACAATAGAGGTGACGCTCCTGTGCAACAGCAAGACGGCCACCGTGTGCAGTGACGTCACGGACTATGTGTTCTGGGACAGCTACCACCCGACCGAGAAGGCCTACAAAATCATAGTCGGCAGCATTTTTGATAATTACATTCAATTCTTGGTTTAA